In Gracilinanus agilis isolate LMUSP501 unplaced genomic scaffold, AgileGrace unplaced_scaffold42890, whole genome shotgun sequence, a genomic segment contains:
- the KCNJ10 gene encoding ATP-sensitive inward rectifier potassium channel 10, which yields MTSVAKVYYSQTTQTESRPLMGPGLRRRRVLTKDGRSNVRMEHIADKRFLYLKDLWTTFIDMQWRYKLLLFSATFAGTWFLFGVVWYLVAVAHGDLLELGPPANHTPCVVQVHTLTGAFLFSLESQTTIGYGFRYISEECPLAIVLLIAQLVLTTILEIFITGTFLAKIARPKKRAETIRFSQHAVVATHDGKPCLMIRVANMRKSLLIGCQVTGKLLQTHLTKEGESIRLNQVNVAFQVDTASDSPFLILPLTFYHVVDESSPLRDLPLRSGEGDFELVLILSGTVESTSATCQVRTSYLPEEILWGYEFTPAISLSASGKYVADFSLFDQVVKVTPPGGLRDTTVRYGDPEKLKLEESFREQEGKEGSALSVRISNV from the coding sequence ATGACTTCAGTCGCCAAGGTGTACTACAGCCAGACCACCCAGACAGAGAGCCGGCCGCTCATGGGCCCAGGGCTGCGCCGGCGCCGGGTGCTGACCAAGGATGGCCGGAGCAACGTGCGCATGGAGCACATAGCCGACAAGCGCTTCCTCTACCTCAAGGACCTCTGGACCACCTTCATCGACATGCAGTGGCGCTACAAGCTGCTCCTGTTCTCGGCCACCTTCGCGGGCACCTGGTTTCTCTTCGGGGTGGTGTGGTACCTGGTGGCCGTGGCCCACGGAGACCTGCTGGAGCTGGGCCCTCCCGCCAACCACACGCCGTGCGTGGTGCAGGTACACACGCTCACAGGggccttcctcttctccctcgaGTCGCAGACCACCATCGGCTACGGGTTCCGCTATATTAGCGAGGAGTGTCCCCTGGCTATTGTCCTCCTCATCGCCCAGCTGGTGCTCACCACCATCCTGGAGATCTTTATCACGGGGACCTTCTTGGCCAAAATCGCCCGGCCTAAGAAGAGGGCTGAGACCATCCGCTTCAGCCAGCATGCGGTGGTGGCCACCCACGACGGCAAGCCCTGCCTCATGATCCGCGTGGCCAACATGCGCAAGAGTCTCCTCATTGGCTGCCAGGTGACAGGTAAGCTGCTGCAGACCCATTTAACCAAGGAGGGGGAGAGCATCCGGCTCAATCAGGTCAACGTGGCCTTCCAGGTGGACACAGCCTCTGACAGCCCATTCCTCATCCTCCCCCTTACCTTCTACCATGTGGTGGACGAATCCAGCCCCCTGCGGGACCTGCCCCTTCGCAGCGGGGAGGGGGACTTTGAGCTGGTGCTGATCCTCAGTGGGACGGTGGAATCAACCAGTGCCACGTGCCAGGTGCGCACGTCCTACCTGCCGGAGGAGATCCTCTGGGGCTACGAGTTCACCCCTGCCATCTCCCTCTCAGCCAGTGGCAAGTATGTGGCTGACTTCAGTCTGTTTGACCAGGTTGTGAAAGTGACCCCTCCTGGTGGCCTCCGAGATACCACCGTCCGTTATGGGGACCCCGAAAAGCTCAAGCTAGAGGAGTCATTCAGGGaacaggaagggaaggagggcagTGCCCTCAGTGTACGAATTAGCAACGTCTGA